The genomic DNA ATattacagtagaacctcgattatacAGACTAATTCTTGATAATGAAAAATCTggataatcgaaaaaattgACAGTTGACAGGGAAAGACGTGcacattcagtatgaataatttttatttatctaaatttacatatataataacatgaagatcaatgttaaataattctttattaagaaattcaattatggatttttgcttaaagttaactgttctttttgaagctgccaaatcgcaaatacttttcatacaataatggacTAGATATTGGCTGTACAGACGATATTTGCCTTTGAATGAACCACATGAAAAGACTTCTTCATTTCCTGATTTGTTCATAACCTTAAGCTCCGACCTTCCAtcttctgatattaaagaatcAATAAACTTCATAATTTTTCCGAGATCGTTCCAACACCAtaattatttgacaaaaaatatcTTAAGACACTGCTTTTTAAAtcattgattaaatataatttgtcttttaatgataatacaatACGTTTTATTCTTGTTTTCTTTCacatattggtaatattaaaaataaatatttaaatcgtcctatgagtattgaattttgaagacaactgaCTTTCTACGTCGCATATTCGATTTTTCATGTTATGCATAtcaaagcagcaaaatcgtaaaatttgtgtttgtttataacaatccggataatcgaggtatTGAAAAAGTTATAGGAAAAGAATAGCAAATAGGAATTTTTCATAGGCTGctgaatatgtaattaaaattaaatcgataataacaataaatatgcCTTTACAAAATTGATACACATATGGATTAAAAAGCTACAAAAATACTCCccaaattaaaaagaatttttagtttatttttttccaacttAAATAGATATATTTCGATTTCTTAGATAGGAAAATATGTTagaacaatatggcaaagtatgaaaacgatcggataagagataagagagatGAAAAGTGacgacttacacgaaaaccatgtgaactgtataagaggtatgtaaaaaaatgggtctacctcacgggccggaatgtgaaattaccaaagatcgaaaatcgaaagatcaaaaaaaagagtgcatagtaaacagtacatactcacttaatttgcgcgagcaggatacaacaggaacaagaggaacaggctattcctcccgtattaatgtccgcgcgcagaatacgggaggaaaagcctgttcctcttgttcctgttgtatcctgctcgcgcaaattaagtgagtatataccgtttaccatgcacccttttttttttgatctttcgacttaagatatttcgattttcgatctttgccttgcgatatttgcgttttctgtaatttcacattccggtcCGTCACGGAGACCTGTAAAAAATAGACTGTTCGTCAATTtcaaattagggatttgggagtctttttaaactctaatctatcctttagtaaacatattgacaatgctgtagctcgagcgtcgaaggccctcgggttcgtcatccggtcctccaaatgctttaattctattaaatcatacaaaatactatattgtgcatacgtaagaagtattgttgagtttgcatcccaagtttggaacccagagtactctggtgcaagagacagattggagcgcattcagaagagattcttgaggtacatcagtagccgtttcggattatcctatacttcctataaagatgcttgtaggtgtcagcatctacttccacttgtcaaaagaagggagatagctgacatctcaacaattttgaacatccttaacggctcgatcgactgtcctcaattattgagcagactatcattgcgtgtgccaaatagaatgactagatgtaatgagctcctttacatacctaatactttttctaattatggaagaagctcattcatctggcgtgcaagctccaccgtcaacacactaattttaacaatttctatgtttgacttatttactattaatgctatacaagctagagtgattattgcaaatttgtttttcgatgattaattttattgaaaatttacgattgtgattatgaatttttattttgatgtatttattttgtctttttgttttttgttatatattacattatttttattatttcataatttttatcatattattattcttattattttgatatttttattatactgttatttctattttttttctttttgttttctctaactatcttactctattatcatttttgtttcttattttaaatgtttgagcttttcttttttttacctatatgtgaaaattattaatggtttacttaacataattatatttttttactatcaatctatgtaacttaataaactgtaaattttccaaataaataaatttcctaGAGATCGTAAATTACTATAACATCTAGCCttggataaaaataaatataaactacatacatatatcatcatcgtcaCCAGTAAACAATGTGGAAAAAAGAATTACGTAAAACATCAcagttatacaaataaataaagagtAATAATTCATACATAAAACACTTATACGTTCAAATAAATacgcacgtgtgtgtgtgtgtatttaataAATGACTCACCTAGGAGGAAATTCTGAATAGTTGTTGAGTAAATGATTAAGCGAAGATGAAGATGCTGAAGCAGGAATATTGAGAGGGGTAGAAGTGGCTTTCGCCCCAACACGCAGAAGAGACACGACCCTCATCATCAACACGATACTTGCTCAACTGACACTGACGTTCACACCTGAACGGAATGGCCTTAAATGACGACAACCGGAAAAGCTAACACGAACAAACTCACAGCTACAAAATGGatatgtacaaaattaacacatatcGATACGATATACGACATACGATATGTCATACAATTTGGTTTTGCTCACTaaggaaatattttttacaattacaattgttcaagaaatttaaaattaagttcaTTGATTGGCCGTGTAGTAGtggaaatttcaaaattttctttgcaataactaataaatttgtGTAGAAACATTGTAGTGCACGGATTTTAAGATCATTTGTGTTAGATTTACTTATTACATAACAGGGAGCTACTTTCATGAAGGAGttcaagaattgtaaataggattttgagctctttttcctattgtgctgtacattaacattagaatatcaTAAGACTGTAGTCGTTTTGTTTTGCTTgcggcttgtaataaaaaacattttgtaGGAATTTAacacgacttgtgctattacgaatcaaaatcaGTGatttcatcatcgatcctgtaaaaaacatgcataactcaagggcaacgaccccttcgaccattccagaagaaagagttcatcgctcgatcgtaaaacgaacgaaacccaacagtgatgtcatcaggcaaccgcGACACATGTCTTAAAAGTCATTTACTCGTGGCATACGACCACATTCttaaacgaacgacgtcctggcgatgaccccatagctataaagcacgcgcctcgaaaataAGTCAACACGTGTCCCCAACACACGTGTCCCcaacacacgtgtcctggaaacgcatctgcacacggcacgcctcaagccagaacgtatataaagcgacgcaccagctcccaacactagagtgaacctctggagttcaaccagatcacttctccgaagctcaacctcttcgtacatacaataaccattgtaacaattgaacaaaaataaacgatcctcttacaaactacacaacatgtaTTTCGTTAGGTCGGggtacggtcaacataccttccctgccttacaatttaaaaatcaaaatcaaatgaagGAGTTTCGTTTCTAAAACGAGACAAACCTTTCATATTTACTTAAAAGAGAAGGCAAGACACAAACAAGCAAGACAAAAGTACtaaatctatttaaatttatttttctttaaaaaatgaaCATTGGGAactaatatgatatatgtatgtacatgattcGGTGATTTTTACCCACAAAGCTCTCgctcaaaagtcactaaaatctctataacggaacatctggcagccgaaaagtccattatactaacgagaactcgagtgccaaatattccgtattcgtgattttcatggcaaaaattgtcttttgagcgatcgcaatgtgtgtaataatccaattaccatgtacttatgagccattataatttaaagtggcataactcaacttttcttcatttcgagaaatatctcgcaaaatattaaatataatgtttttcgttttacaatttttaaaaatactggtggcctttaatatgtttattatgctttttcaagattctggacatatcgaattgaaataattgataacaatttgcgaattaagtcaaatagaaatagtattttggaactgaaattttgacttccgccactttcaaaatataacggctcatatgtacatttttttttatttcataacatCCACTCTCTTTGCATAGTTTATCGTTACTAATGGTAGTCAAATTTTTCTGTTAAATTTGTCAAATAATCACTAACcatattgcacaaatatacTGTCGATCTTCAGTGCGCTACAAGTCAAGTGCGGAGGATATGAAGTGCACTGGGTGTcactgtaggaatctcgtcgtcgtcatcgtcatcgaaaccttcgagaatattccgcaacaacaaaatacatcgagcggaacagcgccaagcattccagaaaattccacgcctcgacaaaagtgcattcctcttgtacgcatcaacaactaaatgctcgtacgcatcaataaccacttccatcaagcgttccagaaaattctacgcctcgacaacagtgcattcctttcttacgcatcaacaaaccaccaccatcggtcaggcgattccagaaacactataaaaggaggtacaacccaaacaacgccagtcgacccacagcagcaagcgtcgacatacagctcctgaccagccaccactacactacgcggacttggaagatcaaccagccggacgagccagcaacacactgccgtatccagagaccttccgaacatagccgaacaacgagccagcaacacactgccgcatccagagaccttctgaacatagctgaatgccgagccagcgacactctaccatatccagagaccgctgaacgacatacttttaccaacaattaaccatacttgtgtatacgtgttactaccaaataaataccatattcaaCATATAGCTGTATTAATatcgaacacagacgaacctgtctataatacatggcggactggtggtgaagaagaccttcacaacaagaCTAGATCCCCATATCACCATTCAGGGGATGtcaccaaattaaaaataaatataactaaataGTCGTAAAAATAtctccaacacaaattaaatggcATTCCAACTCAACGGTGGCATTATTATTGTGGCAGCTCGTtatatgacatggtcgagttcggtcaccttcctgcgaatTGGGACCAAACTCGCCCGTGTTCAGAGTCACTACCGCACTCCGTCTCTGGCTCTTATAATAAAAGCaagtgcatcaacatgccagtcgtctcattcgttcatcccctatactGGTGATCTCAACGTGATAAATGTTGTGGTGCTAGATGGCCTGTTCTATGTGTACTGGATTGTGCATGACTCCGTCTCCGGCTCTTATAAtaaaagcacgtgcatcaacatgcctgtcgtctcattcgttcatcccctatatTATCATTACTAGAAGCTAGAAAGAAGGTAACTAGAGAAGCGCGGTCACATAGTGGAGCAGGCAATTGAACAGGCGCTTTTGAAATCAGATGATGAAATCGCAATAGAGAGATCTATGCAGAGTTAAAAATGGTTGACAGGGGAACAAACAAGGGAAAATGAACTCACTTCACAAGAAGAAAACAAAAGGGGAATGTTGGATGTTGAGGAATGCATTGACCGTTTTCATTCTGAACTCCAGATCAGATCTCAAGAACCATAAAGGAAATAATAGCCGTGTTTTAAGCTATCCAAGTCAAGAATCTCGTATCTGCCActgaagaatttttttttatttttactttgtaaATTTATGACTGGGTTGAGGAAAGAGGGTAAAAGCCTTACTTCCTgacttactttttttatttatttgtgttaatatttttcattacattaatacattttgtttaatatttttcatgttaaCTATTCTATAGTTGGTAAGAGTGCGTGTCGTCTGCCAGAGTGACAGATGTCAAAAAAGGTGCTATGAAGTGTAGACTTTGTCTTCGTTCTGCGCCAGATGAATCCTTCGTCAATATCTATGACGAATCAAATtccatattacaatatattcagAGCTGCTGTCAGCTGGATGTATGTGTATTTCACAACCAGTTCATAGACTCGTAATAGATTCAGAAAACGGTATGGTTATCAAAATTCACATTGCAGATGGAGAGGTACGATGGACTGCCTGATGCTATATGTTCTTCGTGTGTATATAGCCTGAAATTGATCAACAACTTCAAGATAatctgtattaaaaataatgaatctgcTAGACTTCAACTAGCTGAATGTTCAGGCGTCAAGATGAAGAAAGTTATATTAGACGACTCTTGGGAGGGTGATAATTTTGATACTAACACCCTTAATAAAGAAAGTGATGCAAGACAATTCAACGATTTAGACAAAAGTTCGGATACATATGATGAAGATGATGGGAAACATTCACAggtattattttaatctaattagattcttattgttatatgtaaaattaattcaaagaattttattttttatcatctatccttttgaataattatttatataatatttttctatgcAGGTGGATGAAACACATATTGGCACTGATCAAATCactgaaaaaattgaaatcactCCGACAGTATTTTCAGTGACGGAAAGTTTAGATATTGAACTTCAAATAACACCTCACAGATGTGATAtctgtttaaaatatttcaagacAAAAAGGATTTTAAAACAACATATAAGTATTCACACTAGTGAAAAACGTCACAAATGCGAGACGTGCTCAAAGAGTTTTTTTAAAAGAAGCAATCTAATAAATCACATTAGGATTCACAATGGGGAAAAGCCGTACAAATGTGAAAGGTGTTCAAAATGCTTCGTCACTACAAGCAGTTTGAACAAACATATGAAACttcacactggggaaaagccacacaaatgtgaaatctgTTCCAAATCGTTCGTGGCAAAGGgcattttaaaatatcacatCAAGAGTCACACTGGAGAAAAGCCACACGAGTGTAAGATATGTTCGAAAAGTTTCATAACCCAGAGTAATTTAAAACAGCATGTGATGTATCACACTGgagaaaagccacacaaatgtaatgTCTGTTCGAAATGTTTCGTGACAACAAGCAATCTAAAACAACATATGAAAATAGCGCACAAATCGAACACTTCACACTGAagcaaaatttacaaaatcacaaaattacaaaaatcacACTGaagcaaaatttaatatataaaatattttcaaaatgttgCCTTACTCaaagatttacatatttataaaaaaaatttaataaagttaaaaaactTCTGTGTTTTATATACccaaatttttaaatgtcaatGGCGCCGTCCACGGTtcagtgattactagtcaaatgtgatccggtcacaggacaactggtcgctctagatcggtcacacgtgatcacctgtcacactaaaactggtcacacccaaaaattaaaaattggtcgaatttttcggtgtgaccagttttttcgtgactaattttcgggtatgaccagttttctcgtgaccagttttagggtgtggtcagttttctcgtgaccacttttagggtgtgaccagttttctcgtgaccagttttagtgtgacgggtgatcacgtgtgaccgatctagagcgaccggttgtcctgtgaccggttcacatttgactagtaatcaccgaaccatagcTGTCACTGTCAGAAACATCTGTTATATTTACAGTGACCATATTTTTTGGTAGAAAATAAAGGACATAAAGAATTgttttataacttaaaaaaattctttaaaagtttataacatttattataaaatattagcaaGGTGTCCGAGCCTAAATGTGTGTGTttggaagaggatctttattgttCAGGTTTATACAAGTGTTATGGTATGTACGGCGAAGGAGATAGTTACTCGACTTCGGAGGAGTGGGCAGGCTGaattcctgaagctcactggcatccgGGGATGATGCACCGGTTTATATATTGGTTGATTATGCAACGCGTAGCTTGGCTATTGAGATCATATTCTGGAAGATTCCAACGGACTCAAGGTTATCCTTTGTGTAGCTGTGTCTCAAGGTTTGGTTGGTaagtagctacatacatatgtggtgaGATCGTCGTTTCGTAGATTTCGTGTACTCGcaattgcgtatctggagcgagttgATGGTGTCTTTGCCCTAGTTTGAACGAAGGTATTTCGGTCAAGGTTGACTTCACGTACAGGACGCGTTAATACAATTGTACAGCTCGAGTTCGATGTGGAAATTGATGAGATCATCGACCTCGATTCGGGATagtacaagttgtgctatattcctacaaacGATAttcgatattacaaaataaaggacaaaagggcaattttagaaaataaataaatctaaaggacAGAGCAATGGAATAAAGGACGCATGGTCATTGTAGTTATGAAAGACTCATCACAAGCTGACGATTGTGGATATGCTACAACGTTAATTATCGATATTTTGAGTGTAGTCCTAATACATTTTTACAGCTAGACTACGACTAAAGACTAGAAGCATTACTGAATCAAGATAACTTTGATGAACtctcaaaatacatatttattattagaataGATTAAGTTCAGTTGGAATCATGGCGTTTCTTTCGCCAAAGTGACAGCTTTGAAAAGAAAGTAGCATGGAATATAGACTTTGTCTGTGTTTTACCCCAGTCAAATCTTCCACCAATATGCGTTTAAAATTATGATTCGAAAAAAAAGtagatatgtaaaataaaattatttgagaaACGCGTTTTCGATTTTATCGATATAACGCCAATCACTGGTTGCGTACTATCACTTTACTAAAACTGTTTGCGACACCTAGAGGCCGTTCATTTAACTGccgtgttttttaatttttaattaaacggaCAATTTCGCACATGGCGATCTTGTACACGGCAATCTTTGCCAGGAAAATCGCGAATGCGTAATATttgcactcgaattctcgttagcgTCATTGCTTTCGTGGATGACTCTCGATGGGTGAAATTTTCGAGTGTCAGATATTCCGTGCTCGAGCTTTTCGTGACTTGTTCGAAATTATCACCTTACCAATTATTGTCATTGTAATAAGTGTAAACTGTAgagtatattttgaattttaaaattcgctagataattaattatacgcattttaaagcaataaaaaatcacaatcaatagaaaaaacatctgactattgatttcaatgctcacttttggcacagcaataccaGATTTTGAATTacagactgcaaaagccaaaaatctgtaaaaattgcacatttttttaaacaactcATATCTCTGAAACGAGAGCAAGCCAgcccaaaaaaaatatatcgtcatattcgaattcagcgaCTAAAAAGcgtgatttttgttgctcagtgtgaTTAGTCGTCGTATCTCAAATGAATTGTGTAATTATTtggtgaatgaatgaatgaaatgaaaaaagagaAGAGATAAAgcataaacctttatttaattcttcCAGCAATCACATATTCTTTACACGAAGGCCAATgccatttacatacatgtggCAAAATATAACAAACCTACCTaaagttacattttttatttgtttattcaaattcagtTCTCATTTCATTATTCTACTACATTCAACTATAATATGTTGACATCTTTCTttcttaaacatacatattgggCGAATGGTACAATGccacaattttaatatttttttcctccaaattccacaaaatttttcaaaaaacaaaaaaaaaaccaacagcCACAACCAGGATGATTAATCAACAACATGCAGATAAATAACCCTAAACGACAAATAGTATACTGTTTTTTCGTTAATATTAACATTTATTAGCAACAAAAGTAGAAAAAAGTAAAGTAACAAATGCAACAATACATGAGTTAAATAAATTGCAAACAacgtttacatatttaaatgttatttccATGTCGAAAAGTTCAAACTACTAACTAGTTAGACGtctgtatttataattttaaaaaaatattcgaaatcatataataataagaagCATTTTCAATTTTCTGTCAATTTTGAACGATAATCCAAACTAAAATTCTCCAAAAAGCTAGTaacatttatacacatattacatcaacatcaatattgtaatagaacgaaaatataatacattcaggaaaaacttaattaaaatcGATACCATAGTTGAaaatggttcccggaaagatgcactgaaTAGTAACTTACGAAATAGAATTCCACAATataaggttagcaccctcggataacataataccctttgacgcttttttgtggaattctattgcgttagttctccttgagcatctttgaaagtttgcatGTGTcgagagtgcatttttccggtcaccgttcAAAATATCCACTCCAATAAGATAACCCTTTTATGCCGTTTATCCGATCCGAGATCAATACCTACGAGTATATTAGAATTGAGACGAAACGTCTCGATATAATTAACTACGAGTCTGAGACAAAGTGCCAGTACAGTTTTATTAAGAGTGAGTCCAAAATAGGATCTTAATTTTCTAGAAATTGAATGAACTatgaaataaatctatataGATTGAAATCGATTTAACGCTAGcaccattttcgatacaaaacgTCACAAAAAATGGAATTCGAACGTAATCTATGAATCTATTgcacaattttaaattgatattaaacatgtatgtatgtatgatgaatgtggtagagcattagaggattttttttataattatattaattgggTCGactgttaaaatgaaaaaaatatatataaatttgtgaaaatGGTGTATATATGCAGAATATTAATCCACGTTATAAAACGTTTGGAAAATTAtttaacatatatatttattatagaaatatatagTATAGGTATAAATCAAGAAAAAAGTgactaaataatatgtatgatttttttattctgttgGTTTAGGAGGGTTTGGTGGCGGTGGTTTGGGAGGGTTCGGAGTCCCCGGTGGCTGTGGCTGATTGTTGGTCATCTGCTGCCGCAGCTGTTCTACGAGCTCAGGATTGGCCTGCTGCATCTGCTGCGCCAACTGTTGACCGGCTTGCAACAGAATATTGAGTCCGCCTCCGGATCCGGCTGCGGCATCGGCAGGCGGGGCGTTGCTCAAATCGCCCAACAGCCGCCCCATGAAATTCTGCAATCCCGGATCGGACAACATCTGCGTGGCGACATTCGCCAAAGTGGGATTCTGCAAAAGCGAGCCCAGATCGACACCGACGCCCGCCGAAAAGTTAGTATTAGTGGACGACTGAGAGAGGGTCTCTTCGGTGACGGCCAAATTGTTCCTGTACGCTTCGTTATCGGGCTCGAGCTGGCACGCGATCTTGTAAGCCTCGCGGGCTTCGGCGTGCCGATTCAAGTTAGTCAGAGCCAGGCCGAGACGTCCGTAAGCCCGTCCGTACTTCGGGTTCAAGGAGAGCGCGCGCCGACAGTCTTCTATGGCCGCCTCGTTGTTCTTCATGCTGGAATGAGCGGCGGCGCGGTTGCAGAAGAA from Arctopsyche grandis isolate Sample6627 chromosome 1, ASM5162203v2, whole genome shotgun sequence includes the following:
- the LOC143915064 gene encoding uncharacterized protein LOC143915064 codes for the protein MKCRLCLRSAPDESFVNIYDESNSILQYIQSCCQLDMERYDGLPDAICSSCVYSLKLINNFKIICIKNNESARLQLAECSGVKMKKVILDDSWEGDNFDTNTLNKESDARQFNDLDKSSDTYDEDDGKHSQVDETHIGTDQITEKIEITPTVFSVTESLDIELQITPHRCDICLKYFKTKRILKQHISIHTSEKRHKCETCSKSFFKRSNLINHIRIHNGEKPYKCERCSKCFVTTSSLNKHMKLHTGEKPHKCEICSKSFVAKGILKYHIKSHTGEKPHECKICSKSFITQSNLKQHVMYHTGEKPHKCNVCSKCFVTTSNLKQHMKIAHKSNTSH
- the Sgt gene encoding small glutamine-rich tetratricopeptide containing protein, with product MELREVNPRAVVASVVRFLRSPAASANLNPDASEGLEVAAQCLETAYALPNSHQDHPPGPELLDLYRAHNASTPAAATPITRTTATATFTAPFTAPAPTAAPQNPAEAMAAAFVATGTAGPFVVPGFSLGPQQPPVNPEVKLQADGLKNEGNALMKATKFPEALQKYTEAIALDPTNAIFFCNRAAAHSSMKNNEAAIEDCRRALSLNPKYGRAYGRLGLALTNLNRHAEAREAYKIACQLEPDNEAYRNNLAVTEETLSQSSTNTNFSAGVGVDLGSLLQNPTLANVATQMLSDPGLQNFMGRLLGDLSNAPPADAAAGSGGGLNILLQAGQQLAQQMQQANPELVEQLRQQMTNNQPQPPGTPNPPKPPPPNPPKPTE